One region of Aeromicrobium sp. Sec7.5 genomic DNA includes:
- a CDS encoding FAD-binding oxidoreductase, whose translation MSLADGLLEELVDALAGRVITEPTSMEAYRRDQCLVAVAGRPLAVVRAGDAADVVTVLTIADQHAAPVVIRGAGTGLAGAANALDGCIVLDVSRLTALTIDPVARTATVGPGVLNADLDAAAREHGLFYAPDPGSRAISSIGGNIATNAGGMCCAKYGVTADHTLALTVVLAGGETIRTGRATHKDVAGLDLTRLVVGSEGTLGVVVEATVRLLPASPGTATAALTFPTVAAAVEAVLAIERVARPSAVELMDETTVRAVNLMTRMGLDEVPTLLVVTDGSDHAAEIAAVVEVAAAHGALAAFHTDDTDEGTALMEARRVALTALERLGTTLLDDVCVPIHRLPDLEARIAKAAAEHGVTVGVFGHAADGNLHPTIVYDATEAGAAERAYACFDQIVLAAIDLGGTVSGEHGIGSLKIDYLERQVGAAERALMHRIKTAFDPSGILNPGRGY comes from the coding sequence ATGAGCCTGGCCGATGGGCTGCTCGAGGAGCTGGTCGACGCCCTGGCCGGCCGGGTCATCACCGAGCCGACGTCGATGGAGGCGTACCGCCGCGACCAGTGTCTGGTCGCCGTCGCGGGCAGGCCGCTGGCCGTCGTGCGTGCCGGCGACGCGGCCGACGTCGTGACGGTCCTGACCATCGCTGATCAGCACGCAGCTCCCGTGGTCATCCGCGGAGCAGGAACGGGCCTGGCCGGTGCCGCGAACGCTCTCGACGGCTGCATCGTGCTCGACGTGTCGCGTTTGACGGCCCTGACCATCGACCCCGTCGCGCGCACGGCCACCGTCGGACCGGGCGTGCTCAATGCCGACCTCGACGCTGCCGCTCGGGAGCACGGACTCTTCTACGCACCCGACCCCGGCAGCCGGGCCATCTCGTCGATCGGCGGCAACATCGCGACCAACGCCGGCGGCATGTGCTGCGCGAAGTACGGCGTCACCGCAGATCACACGCTTGCACTCACCGTGGTGCTGGCTGGGGGCGAGACGATCCGCACCGGCCGAGCGACTCACAAGGACGTCGCCGGGCTGGACCTGACCCGTCTGGTCGTCGGCTCGGAGGGCACCCTCGGTGTCGTCGTCGAGGCGACCGTGCGCCTGCTGCCCGCATCGCCCGGCACTGCCACGGCCGCGCTCACCTTCCCCACCGTTGCAGCCGCCGTCGAGGCCGTGCTGGCGATCGAGCGGGTGGCGCGGCCCAGCGCCGTCGAGCTGATGGACGAGACCACCGTGCGCGCGGTCAACCTGATGACGCGGATGGGCCTCGACGAGGTGCCCACTCTGCTCGTGGTCACCGATGGAAGCGATCACGCCGCCGAGATCGCCGCCGTGGTCGAGGTCGCAGCCGCCCACGGTGCCCTCGCGGCCTTCCACACCGACGACACCGACGAGGGCACGGCCCTGATGGAAGCCCGCCGCGTGGCGCTCACGGCACTCGAACGACTCGGCACCACCCTGCTCGACGACGTCTGCGTGCCGATCCATCGCCTGCCCGATCTCGAGGCGCGGATCGCGAAGGCAGCAGCCGAGCACGGCGTCACCGTCGGCGTCTTCGGACACGCCGCGGACGGCAACCTGCACCCCACGATCGTCTACGACGCCACGGAGGCCGGCGCTGCCGAGCGCGCCTACGCATGCTTCGACCAGATCGTCCTGGCGGCCATCGACCTCGGCGGGACCGTCAGTGGCGAGCACGGCATCGGTTCGCTCAAGATCGACTACCTCGAGCGCCAGGTCGGCGCCGCCGAGCGGGCCCTCATGCATCGGATCAAGACGGCCTTCGACCCGTCCGGCATCCTCAACCCCGGCCGCGGCTACTGA
- a CDS encoding FadR/GntR family transcriptional regulator — MSTHLAPVARLPLSLEIASRLREAIVVGDLPPGEELPTESDLASTFGVGRSSVREALRVLQSQGLVTGAESVSTSRPRVTHDRLASTAASALTTALRVSAVTLPDLVALRVLLERDAVQSVNVVPASTRECLKIMRVAADAGDIEAFHLADVDFHVSLAHAGGNAAIGLVVEVMRGTIAGYLRTALSEHGDPVSVLSGLCDEHEAIVTALDSGAQRRAADLVVAHIRGFYEPVTES, encoded by the coding sequence ATGTCCACCCATCTCGCGCCGGTCGCACGGTTGCCGCTGAGCCTGGAGATCGCCTCGCGACTGCGTGAGGCGATCGTCGTCGGCGACCTCCCTCCTGGCGAGGAGCTGCCGACGGAGTCCGACCTGGCGAGCACCTTCGGCGTCGGGCGGTCCAGTGTGCGTGAGGCGCTGCGGGTCCTCCAGTCACAGGGCTTGGTGACCGGCGCCGAGTCGGTATCGACCTCTCGCCCGCGAGTGACCCACGACCGCCTTGCCTCGACGGCGGCCTCAGCGCTGACGACCGCCCTGCGGGTCTCGGCTGTGACGCTGCCCGACCTGGTTGCACTTCGCGTGCTGCTCGAGCGTGACGCGGTCCAGTCCGTCAACGTCGTGCCGGCCTCGACGCGCGAGTGCCTGAAGATCATGCGCGTCGCCGCCGACGCCGGCGACATCGAGGCCTTCCACCTCGCCGACGTCGACTTTCACGTCAGCCTGGCCCATGCGGGCGGGAATGCCGCTATCGGTCTCGTGGTGGAGGTCATGCGCGGCACGATCGCGGGCTACCTTCGCACGGCCCTGAGCGAGCATGGCGATCCGGTCTCGGTGCTGAGCGGCCTTTGCGACGAGCACGAGGCGATCGTGACGGCCCTCGACTCGGGCGCCCAAAGGCGCGCCGCCGATCTCGTCGTGGCGCACATCCGCGGCTTCTACGAGCCCGTCACCGAGTCATGA
- a CDS encoding cysteine hydrolase: MSEQLTLDPATTAVVLIEYQNEFTTPGGVLHDPVAAVMEKTGMLANTVAFVEQARAAGVTIMHAPITFAPGYGELTRHPYGILAGVVNGKAFEKGSWGAAIVDDLAPTEDDILIEGKRGLDTFASTNLDFILRSKGITTVILAGFLTNCCVESTMRSAYENGYRVITLTDCAAATSVEEHDNAITYDFPMFSLPMESKAVAAAL, from the coding sequence ATGTCCGAGCAGCTCACCCTTGACCCCGCCACCACGGCCGTCGTGCTGATCGAGTACCAGAACGAGTTCACCACTCCCGGCGGCGTGCTCCACGACCCTGTCGCAGCGGTCATGGAGAAGACCGGCATGCTCGCCAACACGGTTGCCTTCGTCGAGCAGGCCCGCGCCGCCGGCGTGACGATCATGCACGCCCCGATCACGTTCGCTCCCGGGTACGGCGAGCTCACGCGCCACCCGTACGGGATCCTCGCCGGGGTCGTGAACGGCAAGGCCTTCGAGAAGGGCAGCTGGGGCGCGGCCATCGTCGATGACCTCGCGCCGACCGAGGACGACATCCTGATCGAGGGCAAGCGTGGGCTCGACACCTTTGCCAGCACCAACCTCGACTTCATCCTGCGCAGCAAGGGCATCACCACGGTGATCCTCGCCGGATTCCTCACCAACTGCTGCGTCGAGTCGACGATGCGTTCGGCCTACGAGAACGGCTATCGCGTGATCACGTTGACCGACTGTGCGGCCGCGACGTCCGTCGAGGAGCACGACAACGCCATCACGTACGACTTCCCGATGTTCTCGCTGCCGATGGAGTCGAAAGCCGTCGCCGCGGCGCTCTGA